Proteins from a single region of Sesamum indicum cultivar Zhongzhi No. 13 linkage group LG5, S_indicum_v1.0, whole genome shotgun sequence:
- the LOC105161953 gene encoding 3-oxoacyl-[acyl-carrier-protein] synthase II, chloroplastic isoform X2 encodes MAATSVVCSWLMAACMSVAYEKESSVSMLSSTSLCRLSKWAARRRKRVLAKCAPDFSSFSSLASSCFAFEPCDDFYKSSHASSGCLFGFASRNLPLLRRRRKLLRSSPHCGEIMATAVSPAMEVTPKQKPPTPQRRVVVTGMGVETPLGHDPDVFYNNLLQGVSGISEIEAFDCSQYPTRIAGEIKSFSADGWVAPKFSKRMDRFMLYMLTAGKKALADGGITEDVMEELNKARCGVLIGSAMGGMQVFNDAIEALRISYRKMNPFCVPFAVTNMGSAMLAMDLGWMGPNYSISTACATSNFCILNAANHIIRGEADMMLCGGSDAAIIPIGLGGFIACGALSQRNADPTKASRPWDTNRDGFVMGEGAGVLLLEELEHAKKRGATIYAEFLGGSFTCDAYHMTEPHPEGTGVILCIEKALSQSGVSKEDVNYINAHATSTLSGDLKEYQALIHCFGQNPELRVNSTKSMTGHLLGAAGAVEAVATVQVGDSGVVFSSS; translated from the exons ATGGCGGCGACATCGGTGGTGTGCTCATGGCTGATGGCCGCATGCATGTCAGTGGCTTATGAGAAGGAATCTTCTGTTTCCATGTTGTCGTCGACTAGTTTGTGTCGCCTCAGCAAATGGGCTGCCCGCCGCAGGAAGCGGGTTCTCGCCAAATGTGCTCCGGACTTCTCCAGTTTTAGCAGTCTCGCCAGTTCTTGCTTCGCATTTGAGCCCTGCGATGACTTCTATAAATCTTCGCATGCCTCATCCGGATGTTTGTTCGGCTTCGCATCGAGGAATTTGCCGCTGCTTCGCAGGCGCAGGAAACTCCTTCGTTCCTCTCCACATTGTG GAGAAATAATGGCTACAGCTGTAAGCCCTGCCATGGAGGTTACACCCAAGCAGAAACCTCCAACTCCACAAAGGCGAGTTGTTGTCACGGGTATGGGTGTGGAGACACCGCTTGGTCATGATCCAGATGTCTTCTATAACAACCTGCTTCAAGGAGTCAGTGGAATTAGTGAGATAGAAGCTTTTGATTGTTCGCAGTATCCAACT AGGATTGCTGGAGAGATCAAGTCATTTTCAGCAGATGGCTGGGTTGCACCCAAATTTTCCAAGAGAATGGACAGGTTCATGCTTTACATGCTGACAGCAGGCAAGAAGGCTCTAGCTGATGGAGGAATTACAGAAGATGTCATGGAAGAATTGAATAAAGCAAGATGTGGCGTCCTAATTGGCTCCGCTATGGGTGGGATGCAA GTCTTTAATGATGCAATTGAAGCTTTGCGGATCTCATATAGGAAGATGAATCCATTTTGTGTTCCTTTTGCAGTTACAAACATGGGTTCCGCCATGCTCGCAATGGATCTG GGATGGATGGGCCCAAACTACTCAATATCTACTGCTTGTGCAACAAGCAATTTCTGTATACTGAATGCTGCTAACCATATCATCAGAGGTGAAGCT GATATGATGCTTTGTGGTGGCTCAGATGCAGCAATCATACCAATTG GTTTGGGAGGTTTTATTGCATGCGGGGCACTGTCCCAGAGAAATGCTGATCCTACTAAAGCCTCACGTCCCTGGGATACT AATCGTGATGGATTTGTTATGGGAGAAGGAGCAGGAGTATTGCTTTTGGAGGAACTTGAACATGCTAAG AAGAGAGGAGCAACTATCTATGCTGAGTTTCTTGGTGGAAGCTTCACATGTGATGCTTATCACATGACAGAGCCTCATCCAGAAG GGACTGGTGTCATTTTGTGCATCGAGAAGGCTCTGTCTCAGTCAGGAGTATCTAAGGAAGAtgtgaattatataaatgcacatgcAACGTCTACTCTATCTGGTGATCTTAAGGAGTATCAAGCGCTTATTCATTGTTTTGGGCAGAATCCAGAG TTAAGGGTGAACTCCACAAAATCTATGACTGGACACCTACTTGGAGCAGCTGGTGCTGTGGAGGCTGTTGCAACTGTGCAG GTGGGTGATTCGGGTGTTGTGTTCTCATCCTCTTAA
- the LOC105161953 gene encoding 3-oxoacyl-[acyl-carrier-protein] synthase II, chloroplastic isoform X1: MAATSVVCSWLMAACMSVAYEKESSVSMLSSTSLCRLSKWAARRRKRVLAKCAPDFSSFSSLASSCFAFEPCDDFYKSSHASSGCLFGFASRNLPLLRRRRKLLRSSPHCGEIMATAVSPAMEVTPKQKPPTPQRRVVVTGMGVETPLGHDPDVFYNNLLQGVSGISEIEAFDCSQYPTRIAGEIKSFSADGWVAPKFSKRMDRFMLYMLTAGKKALADGGITEDVMEELNKARCGVLIGSAMGGMQVFNDAIEALRISYRKMNPFCVPFAVTNMGSAMLAMDLGWMGPNYSISTACATSNFCILNAANHIIRGEADMMLCGGSDAAIIPIGLGGFIACGALSQRNADPTKASRPWDTNRDGFVMGEGAGVLLLEELEHAKKRGATIYAEFLGGSFTCDAYHMTEPHPEGTGVILCIEKALSQSGVSKEDVNYINAHATSTLSGDLKEYQALIHCFGQNPELRVNSTKSMTGHLLGAAGAVEAVATVQAIRTGWIHPNVNLENPDDGVNTNLLVGPTKERLDIKVALSNTFGFGGHNSSILFAPYK; this comes from the exons ATGGCGGCGACATCGGTGGTGTGCTCATGGCTGATGGCCGCATGCATGTCAGTGGCTTATGAGAAGGAATCTTCTGTTTCCATGTTGTCGTCGACTAGTTTGTGTCGCCTCAGCAAATGGGCTGCCCGCCGCAGGAAGCGGGTTCTCGCCAAATGTGCTCCGGACTTCTCCAGTTTTAGCAGTCTCGCCAGTTCTTGCTTCGCATTTGAGCCCTGCGATGACTTCTATAAATCTTCGCATGCCTCATCCGGATGTTTGTTCGGCTTCGCATCGAGGAATTTGCCGCTGCTTCGCAGGCGCAGGAAACTCCTTCGTTCCTCTCCACATTGTG GAGAAATAATGGCTACAGCTGTAAGCCCTGCCATGGAGGTTACACCCAAGCAGAAACCTCCAACTCCACAAAGGCGAGTTGTTGTCACGGGTATGGGTGTGGAGACACCGCTTGGTCATGATCCAGATGTCTTCTATAACAACCTGCTTCAAGGAGTCAGTGGAATTAGTGAGATAGAAGCTTTTGATTGTTCGCAGTATCCAACT AGGATTGCTGGAGAGATCAAGTCATTTTCAGCAGATGGCTGGGTTGCACCCAAATTTTCCAAGAGAATGGACAGGTTCATGCTTTACATGCTGACAGCAGGCAAGAAGGCTCTAGCTGATGGAGGAATTACAGAAGATGTCATGGAAGAATTGAATAAAGCAAGATGTGGCGTCCTAATTGGCTCCGCTATGGGTGGGATGCAA GTCTTTAATGATGCAATTGAAGCTTTGCGGATCTCATATAGGAAGATGAATCCATTTTGTGTTCCTTTTGCAGTTACAAACATGGGTTCCGCCATGCTCGCAATGGATCTG GGATGGATGGGCCCAAACTACTCAATATCTACTGCTTGTGCAACAAGCAATTTCTGTATACTGAATGCTGCTAACCATATCATCAGAGGTGAAGCT GATATGATGCTTTGTGGTGGCTCAGATGCAGCAATCATACCAATTG GTTTGGGAGGTTTTATTGCATGCGGGGCACTGTCCCAGAGAAATGCTGATCCTACTAAAGCCTCACGTCCCTGGGATACT AATCGTGATGGATTTGTTATGGGAGAAGGAGCAGGAGTATTGCTTTTGGAGGAACTTGAACATGCTAAG AAGAGAGGAGCAACTATCTATGCTGAGTTTCTTGGTGGAAGCTTCACATGTGATGCTTATCACATGACAGAGCCTCATCCAGAAG GGACTGGTGTCATTTTGTGCATCGAGAAGGCTCTGTCTCAGTCAGGAGTATCTAAGGAAGAtgtgaattatataaatgcacatgcAACGTCTACTCTATCTGGTGATCTTAAGGAGTATCAAGCGCTTATTCATTGTTTTGGGCAGAATCCAGAG TTAAGGGTGAACTCCACAAAATCTATGACTGGACACCTACTTGGAGCAGCTGGTGCTGTGGAGGCTGTTGCAACTGTGCAG GCAATTAGGACTGGCTGGATTCATCCAAATGTCAATCTTGAAAATCCAGATGATGGCGTG AATACCAATCTGCTGGTGGGACCAACAAAAGAAAGACTGGATATTAAGGTGGCATTGTCTAATACATTCGGATTTGGCGGCCACAactcatcaattttatttgctCCATACAAATAG
- the LOC105161954 gene encoding pectinesterase inhibitor 3-like, which produces MLRTLLFSLFLLLLSPLLPHPTPTRANAQKHDLVHRSCLHATYPAICVRTLSSHGGAAATLRELAQLAVKVSLARVRKASDFLSHKKGSGRREQGALSDCVEQMGDSVEELSKTLAALQHLRHDADFRWQMSNAETWVSAALSNEDTCLDGFKEMDGEIRSDVHRKIMNVARVTSNALYLINLLDD; this is translated from the coding sequence ATGTTAAGGACCTtacttttctctctcttccttctccttctctctcCTCTACTTCCACATCCAACTCCAACTCGAGCGAATGCCCAAAAACACGACCTAGTCCACAGATCCTGCCTCCACGCCACCTACCCTGCAATCTGCGTCCGGACCCTCTCCTCCCACGGCGGCGCAGCCGCCACCCTCCGCGAACTGGCCCAGTTGGCCGTCAAGGTCAGCCTCGCTCGCGTCCGCAAGGCCTCGGACTTCCTCTCCCATAAAAAGGGCAGCGGCCGGAGGGAACAGGGAGCACTCAGCGACTGCGTGGAGCAAATGGGCGACTCCGTGGAGGAGCTGAGCAAGACGCTAGCGGCACTGCAACACCTCCGCCATGACGCCGACTTCAGGTGGCAGATGAGCAATGCGGAGACGTGGGTCAGCGCCGCCTTGTCCAACGAGGACACCTGCCTCGACGGATTCAAGGAGATGGACGGCGAAATCCGATCGGACGTACATCGGAAGATCATGAACGTAGCTCGTGTTACCAGCAACGCGCTTTATCTGATAAACCTTCTTGACGATTAA
- the LOC105162007 gene encoding uncharacterized protein LOC105162007 — protein MSALNHSPFEALAFDYLRCGFLTAVNSVWIAVITAALSFWRIRALSSPLVSTPEPRGSIQDAVSTSEEKVGHASASASTPGETKHLLSAGATTWCGVAEREGSSKVKFSLCYNEDIFRGSYEDEDDGGCNGGGAAVTMSGKIGWWCDDVWERTTVVRMGDMGWYRCQDLAALDGSVVRLWGGRRRRAATGGGAFKW, from the coding sequence ATGAGTGCATTGAACCATTCCCCATTTGAAGCCCTTGCTTTCGACTATTTGAGATGCGGATTCTTGACGGCCGTCAACAGTGTATGGATAGCCGTTATAACGGCGGCCCTCAGCTTCTGGAGGATCAGGGCTTTGTCATCGCCGCTCGTGTCGACGCCGGAGCCACGTGGCAGCATCCAGGATGCTGTATCGACGTCGGAGGAGAAGGTTGGGCATGCTTCAGCTTCAGCTTCAACTCCTGGTGAAACCAAGCATTTATTATCAGCTGGGGCGACGACGTGGTGTGGCGTAGCGGAGCGGGAAGGTAGTTCGAAGGTGAAGTTCAGCCTGTGTTATAACGAGGATATTTTCAGGGGAAGTTATGAGGATGAAGACGACGGTGGCTGCAATGGTGGTGGGGCGGCGGTGACGATGAGTGGGAAAATAGGGTGGTGGTGCGACGATGTTTGGGAGAGAACGACAGTGGTGAGGATGGGAGACATGGGGTGGTACAGGTGCCAGGATTTGGCGGCTCTCGACGGAAGTGTGGTCCGGTTGTGGGGTGGCCGTAGGCGGAGAGCCGCCACCGGGGGTGGCGCCTTCAAGTGGTAG